A genomic stretch from Camelus ferus isolate YT-003-E chromosome 17, BCGSAC_Cfer_1.0, whole genome shotgun sequence includes:
- the POMGNT2 gene encoding protein O-linked-mannose beta-1,4-N-acetylglucosaminyltransferase 2 — translation MHLSAVLNALLVSVLAAVLWKHVRLREHAASLEEELALGRQAPEPAPALRIDYPKALQILMEGGTHMVCTGRTHTDRLCRFKWLCYSSEAEEFIFFHGNASVMLPSLGSRRFQPALLDLSTVEDHNTQYFNFVELPAAALRFMPKPVFVPDVALIANRFNPDNLMHVFHDDLLPLFYTLRQFPGLAHEARLFFMEGWGEGAHFDLYKLLSPKQPLLRAQLKALGRLLCFSHAFVGLSKVTTWYQYGFVQPQGPKANILVSGNEIRQFARFLTEKLNVSHAGGALREEYILVFSRTQNRLILNEAELLLALAQEFQMKTVTVSLEDHAFADVVRLISNASMLVSMHGAQLVTALFLPRGAAVVELFPYAVNPDHYTPYKTLATLPGMDLQYIAWRNTMPENTVTHPERPWDQGGITHLDRAEQARILQSQEVPRHLCCRNPEWLFRIYQDTKVDIPSLIQTIRRVVKGRPGPRKQKWTVSLYPGKVREARCQASVQGASEARLTVSWQIPWNLRYLKVREVKYEVWLQEQGENTYVPYILALQNHTFTENIKPFTTYLVWVRCIFNKTLLGPFADVLVCNT, via the coding sequence ATGCACCTGTCGGCGGTGCTCAACGCCCTCCTGGTGTCAGTGCTGGCGGCCGTCCTGTGGAAGCACGTGCGGCTGCGCGAGCATGCggcctccctggaggaggagctggcccTCGGCCGCCAGGCCCCCGAACCTGCCCCAGCGCTGAGGATTGACTACCCGAAGGCGCTGCAGATCCTGATGGAGGGCGGCACGCACATGGTGTGCACGGGGCGCACGCACACCGACCGCCTCTGCCGCTTCAAGTGGCTCTGCTACTCCAGCGAGGCCGAGGAGTTCATCTTCTTCCACGGTAACGCCTCGGTTATgcttcccagcctgggctcccGGCGCTTCCAGCCCGCCCTGCTTGACTTGTCCACGGTGGAGGACCACAACACCCAGTACTTCAACTTCGTGGAGCTGCCGGCCGCTGCCCTGCGCTTCATGCCCAAGCCGGTGTTCGTGCCCGACGTGGCCCTCATCGCCAACCGCTTCAACCCCGACAACCTCATGCACGTCTTCCACGATGACCTGCTGCCCCTCTTCTACACCCTGCGGCAGTTTCCAGGCTTGGCCCACGAGGCCCGGCTCTTCTTCAtggagggctggggtgagggcgCGCACTTCGACCTCTATAAGCTTCTCAGCCCCAAGCAGCCCCTCCTGCGGGCACAGCTGAAGGCCCTGGGCCGGCTGCTTTGCTTCTCCCATGCCTTCGTGGGCCTCTCCAAGGTCACCACGTGGTACCAGTACGGCTTCgtccagccccagggcccaaAGGCCAACATCCTTGTCTCAGGCAACGAGATCCGGCAGTTTGCGCGGTTCCTGACGGAAAAGCTGAACGTGAGCCACGCAGGAGGTGCCCTGCGCGAGGAGTACATCCTGGTCTTCAGCCGCACCCAGAACAGACTCATCCTGAATGAGGCAGAGCTGCTGCTGGCACTGGCCCAGGAGTTCCAGATGAAAACGGTGACCGTGTCCCTGGAGGACCATGCCTTTGCAGATGTCGTGCGGCTGATCAGCAATGCTTCCATGCTGGTCAGCATGCACGGGGCCCAACTGGTCACTGCCCTCTTCCTGCCCCGCGGGGCAGCCGTGGTGGAACTTTTTCCATACGCCGTCAACCCTGACCACTACACCCCCTATAAGACACTGGCCACGCTGCCCGGCATGGACCTTCAGTACATAGCCTGGCGGAATACGATGCCAGAGAACACGGTCACACACCCAGAGCGGCCCTGGGACCAGGGGGGCATCACCCACCTAGACAGGGCTGAGCAGGCCCGGATCCTGCAAAGCCAGGAGGTCCCGCGGCACCTCTGTTGCCGGAACCCAGAGTGGCTCTTCCGCATCTACCAGGACACCAAGGTGGACATCCCATCCCTCATTCAAACCATACGGCGCGTGGTGAAGGGCCGGCCCGGGCCTCGGAAGCAGAAGTGGACCGTCAGCCTGTACCCCGGCAAGGTACGGGAAGCAAGGTGCCAGGCGTCGGTACAGGGCGCCTCCGAGGCCCGCCTCACCGTCTCCTGGCAGATCCCATGGAACCTCAGGTACCTGAAGGTGCGGGAGGTGAAGTACGAGGTGTGGCTCCAGGAACAGGGGGAGAACACCTATGTGCCTTACATCCTGGCCCTGCAGAACCACACCTTCACCGAGAACATCAAGCCCTTCACCACCTACCTGGTGTGGGTCCGCTGCATCTTCAACAAGACCCTCCTGGGACCCTTTGCAGATGTGCTTGTGTGCAACACGTAG